The genome window GTAGAAATACCTCCTCAAAATCAAGGGGTTTGGATCCTGTCATATTAAATAAGAAGGCACAAGCATACTTTGGATCCAGAACCCGGTCCTTGATGTATTGGTGAACTTTACTCAGGAATAATTTCCTAGCTTGTGGGAAAGCAATCTGCATGAcccaaaagaaagaagagagggaaaggAAGGGGATTACTAACAGCAAAAATCATTTCATTACATATAACCTGGAAATGAAATTGTATTGTTATGTTTTCAGAGAACACTTCAAAAAACTCCACCTCTGGTGTCCTCAAGGTTAAATGCAAGAGATCAACAGATATCTTATGATCCCAATGCTTCGACAAACGAAGAACTGCCTTTGCAGAAGCAAGCCTCAAGTGGGCCTTATCAACTGAACtgtatgataaaaagaaaatacatatgAAATTGCAAACCTAACAAGCCCAAGGGGGAACAGACAACAGTTTAtccataaactaataaaaaagcaataaacATAATACCTTGATTCAATATCTTTCGATATTTCTCCAAAAAGAAGTATGTTTCTAAGGATTTCCAGATGGCTGTCAATACCACGACGAAGTTGAACATCTTTAACCGGCAAGTAGCTGTTGACCAATGTCTTAATTCCATATATCTGCAAgcaattttttaatagaatccAATTTGTAAAGTGGTCAGGGAAtaatatatattctaaaaattaCATGAGAAAGAAGGCAATGTGATCTATATCCAGACCAAATTATTAAGTAAAATGCTGATATTAAGGCTATTGTTTTTAATCTTCaaaaggatggaaaaaaaaggacaacTCCAACTACCTTCAACAAACAAAGTTCACTTTTGTCGTCCCAGCAAGCTTTTGTATTATCTTCTGATTTCTGCGAAACAGAAGCAACTCTAATAATAAGACTAGTTATTATCAAGTCAACCCAAATCATTGCACAAGTTAGGGATTTGCAAATGCATACACTACTGCATTCTAGAATTTTGTTCTtaatgaatttttcaatttcattttctctaGTTTCAAAAACCGGCATTGCAGCCTGTGCTATGCATCCCAGAGATTGTAGTACAGCAGGCAAATGTCTCTTCTCCTCCAGCATGTCAACGAGTCTCTGcaaattgagaaagaaatacCATGAATGCTGGTATTAACATACATATGGAGCATTCCAAAACTCTAATGATAATGCATGCAGACACCAACAAAGACAAAAATGGAACCTTGTATAAAACAGAGAGGGACTTGAGCCCATCATCCTTTGTGATTGTTGCTAGGGCATGCACAGCATACTTGGCCTGTCTTCGACTACCTTCTAAGCAAAGCCTCTCCAATATAAGGTCAATTGCACTGCAGGTGAGTAATAAGAAGAGTATAAACATTTACATACAATTATCTGGCTCTAAATGTCAATAATTTCATGCAACACACCTTGATGACTCCGCAAGTTGTTCTCGGATTGTACCACCAGCCTTTGCCAAAACATGCAAAGCACCTTCTTTTATTATTTCGTTGTCATCTTTCAGAAAATTTATTAGCTCTTCCCCTGAGCCACCAAGCAGCAATGGACTGAAGCGAGCAAGAATctgaaaattcataaaaaaaataaatctatagaTGGCGTTTGTTTTTTCACAGCAAAATAGTAAAATGTGCAAGTCAAAAtgtgaacaaaaaacaaataaaagaagattCAGATAAGATTGTCAAACAAATTGAAGGCTGAAGTGCTGCAGCTTCCTACTACAGCTGCAACAGTACAAGCAAACACATAGAAAAAGACCCTGTGTTTGAtataattgtaaaaacaaaaaagtttgtGGGTGAAGGGATGCAATTGCATCAAATAGCATTAAAGACCATAGAGTGACAAAAATGTATGAGTGTGCAAACATAGATCACATGGTTGATAAAAAACTCATCATCAATAAGATGTATAATTGACATGTTCTTACCACCAGTAAATCCATACAAGATCGAGTAAAATGCATATTTCCAGCAGAGTTATGTGTGTTGACGTCCGAAAGAATTTCTTTCACATGCTCCTTGTTGAAAAGTAAATAAGAACACTTCATCGAAAGACTGCTCAAAAAATCATAGAGTCGGTGTTTCTCGCCGAGTATTTTAAGTAAATCATCCTGCAAGAAAGGGAAATTCTTTATGGAGTAAATTCTCCAcaaaaaaatgggaaaagaaaaatgcaaatgCAGCTTCATcaactattaattaaaaattggcTTGACATATAAAAACTCCTAATTAAGAAAAGCAAGGCCACTCTCACTTTAGTCAACTCAATAGGTCCCCCACAGATTGGACTACAGTTCATAACATTCACAGCTAACACTGAATTGTTAGATTACTTATCAGATATTGACCGTGCTCATAAACTTTCCGCAAccatttaatataatatcactTACCCGACCAGTGCAAGCTTGATGGAAGGTAGTGCTTGGATCGAGTAGATTTGTTAAAATCTTCCAAATATTGGCATCTTTCAATTGATCAACTATATGAAAATTTTCCTCAGCCTTGGCAGGCTCTGCAAAGGAGCGAGACATGATCCGAAAACAGAACAGAACCTTTTTTTGGATCTCAGGAGTATCTCTGTCCTGTATTTGAATGAGAACCAATTGTtggattttcattttcttaattgaatctCTTTGCTGAATATAAATAATCTAATCTCCAAAATTTACAAACCTGATGCGACTGCCTCAGTAATAGATACCTCTGCATCTCCTGCTGTAACCTGCAAACCAAGAGGAAATCCCCTGAAAATCAGAGcacaattcatcaaataaacaCAGATTTAGCAATTTCAGCTTGAGTTGCCATGTCAAATCTAGCATTTTCAACATACCTTTGCTTCTGCTCCAGTATTTTTTCAAGAGCTTTCACCTCAACTTTGTCTATGACAGAGAAGATTCTTACCCAATATTTACATCTATCTTTTACTGCAAATTCAGTCTGAAACAGAGAGCCACAAAGAACAGATTCAATTGTATCTGATCTGCAGAACAGATTACTGTGTTAGAAACATGTTTAACAGATATTCTGTTGAGAAGGAGGTACTAAGAAAGCGCCATGGCATCAGATAAAGTAGCACATTTTTCTGTAAAAAGCAACTAAGTTATTTACATTAGTGTAGACAAGCAGTCCAAGATAATTGCAGCTCATGAAGACAGCAAAGGAGGGACCTGGCCTTCAATAGAGCAGATGAATGGGAAAATAGATGattctgtgtgtgtgtgggtgcatatatattatatattttaatatatccaGGTTAGCACACAAGCCAAGAAATCTTGCCTGAAATCTTTGTCATACAAACATCTCAAAATCCTTCCAGGAATCCAATCATATTCACCAGGATTGATTGAGCCATCAGAAGACTTTACACAATAAACCCTGAATATCTCAGCCATTCTCTCCATAGTATATCTTTTAACAAGTTGCTGGGAattccaaacaaaaagaaatgcaCACGTCAGAACACTATAGATACCAACTAGTATAtagttaagaaataatttgggaacagggaaaaaaaggaaaggtgtGACATACAGATTTGTCTCGAAGACGTTCTGCAACTAGCCTTATGGTTTCGACAGGGACAGAATTCAAGGCATGGCATGCTACATCACAGATTACATCAACAACCTGCTTTCGAACATTCTCATCATAGTCCAACAGTCGGTCACAAAGGGCAGCTGCAAACATTGAACCGGGTCAAAATCAACCGGGAATCGTTTATATAAACTTGCAAAGCCTCTCCATCCAAGGACTTACAGATGATTTGAGCTGCCTCTGCTCGAAAAGGATTTGACAAAAGACAGCCTTTGACACATTCAAGGACACACATCCGGATGGTAACTACTCTATCACTCaatcttttcaaaaactctGAAAAGATTGGCTGAAATGCTTCTGTGATGGCAGAGCCAGGTAAAGAAAATAGATCCCCAACCAACCCCACTGCTTTTAAACGAGTGTCTAGCTGATCGGTCTGCAAATGTTGAACCTCATGTATTAAGAAACTAATCAGcaaattttgataaattgtAAGCTTATACTGGATTAGTAATTACCAGCAGCTCTCCTGTGAGGTATGGAACGACTCCTGATAGGATCTGAGGAGCACAACGGTAAACATCATATATAACTTCATGGTAGTCGATTTTACTATTTGCCAACCTGCTATCTCCTGACATTAATGATATGAGGAACTGCTTTATGCCAGCTTCAAGTTTTCCTGCACAAAGCTCTATAACTTTCATGGCAAGTTTCCTTGCTGACATGGAGATATCCtggaaaaacaagttttacAGACTGAGCTCCATCAAAAGCATGATAAGAAAAACTAAGCAAGAGTAAATGTTGACAATAACTATAGAGCACACATCATACACCAGCAAAGAGTAGAGGTACTTACACTTCTGTTACGACCTAATACAGATAAGATAACAAGTAGAAGATCCTCTCTGAAATCCTCGCTTTCTTCTATGAGAACAACCATTATTGTTTGCATTGATGATAATACACTTTCTTGATGATCATCACTGCATTTGTCAAAGTTCTCTAATCAATATCCATTAAATCTCGTACAAGGAATCCtttaattcatgaaaacaataatgaagaaaaaaggttGGGCAAAGCCAAGAGAGGGGTAGGGAAACAGCCAATATCCATCCCCTCTTGTGTATTAGGACATAAGTACAGCCGTATCATTTGCAATACAATGATCCAGGTAGTGATCATTTGATGCTATCAATAAACAGCCATGTAAaggactggaaaaaaaaaattagagaaactaTATAGTCATATAATGTGTCCAAACTATAAGAAAGACGAGACACAGAGACAATAGTGTATGGGCTTTCTACAAGAACCTTGTGTCACAAATACACACAAGAAATCTAGTTATTATTTAAGTTCAATGGCACACTCCACTGGGTGATGAAACAACCACCACCCACCCAAGAATTTCAATAATAATGAAAAGGAATTATAAACTGATTGTCTGTAATTTATACTGTTGCAATGAACAGTGATCTAAAGTTAATAACCCAGTGGTGTTACTTGTTGTAAGTGCATGGAAAAGGTGAAAGtgcaaaataaaagaacatggCTTCAAAACTTCAGCGGCAAATATGAACCATCTTTGCAAGTCAACCAGAGAAGAATTTTcaagattaagaaaaatcagATGGAAGCACTATAAATGTAAGCCCTTTATTCTGTctctgaaaataaaatgaacaaaacacACCTGGCAACAGTAAAAAATGTACTGAACATCTTATTCACCAGATCATTACATTCAAGATCCAGCATCACAACACAAGACCTATATTTGGCAAGAGTCTCCAAAATAACAACTCTCCTTCCAAATGATGGACCACCAGTATCACTTAACCCACTAAATGTGCCTACGATCAAGTGGAATATATCCTGCACAAAGATATGCACCATTGAGATTGGATTAAAATTGCAAACTTTTATGATCAGTAATGAGGTATATTAACtaattctattaattaattgagCTAGTAAAGTAAACAAACCTTTAAAACATCATCACTGTAAGGAGCTTCGGGTGCAGTGATCCGGGTTATCTCACAAATACAGGTTGCAACTAGAAGCTTAACATCCCTATCTTGATGCTTCAACAATTCTGGCTTTACAATTGCATCAAGAAAAGGCTGCATTGACTCTGACACTGAAGCCGGTGGTGACTGATCCATCTCAGAAAGACAAGTAGCAGCTTGCTGCAGGTAAATCCATAAAGGAAATATTTTCAGCACATTAAAATCCAAACAAGAACCCTAGGGTTGTACATCTGTTGCATTAGGGAATAGAAAAACCCAACACTATTGCctaaaactcaaaatcattAATAGATCCCAAACACATCCCAGGGTCATCTCATTAATAGATTCCAAACACAAACCGAGGTCcaatacagtaaaaaaaacctttataaaCAGTAGCTTACAGGTCAAAACATTATGAAACAACACAAATTCAGCTCCTGATTCagtttctctttcctttctttatttgatggtaaaagaaaatcaatattaagGCTCCTTAACTCTATCAGAATATTCAAAATCTTGCATCAAAGCCATAAATTTTAATCTCAAAAGATTCAACACACAAACAATGTGAAAGTTAGAACAACAATTCTTTcatatttgacatgttaatctGAGTAGCCCGGAAGTTTCCACCCGTCTAAGCTTCATAAATCTAGTCAGATTCAGATTTTTCCTTGTCATCCTTTTCTGTTTCACTAAGCATCCACTTTCCTCAGCAGAGGACAGCAATTCAGTCCTAGAAACCAAAATTCTGAAGAGCTCAACAACAGGATACACTTTAGGACCAAAAGAGGCAAATTTAACAAGCGACCAAGCGAAATTTTTCACGAGCGGTGAACCCTTTTAAATGGTTGCGCTACTAACCCTAATTCAACCAAACTCCCTCGAATATAACCctagacaaacaaaaaaaagttcacCTAAACAATCTGCTTTactcaaaaaattcaaacttgacTAGCTTAACCTAAAAAAGCTCCAAACTTTAAGCCCTTCTTACAAGCAATTTTCCCATGCAACAAACCCCAACGCAACAATTCAGCTCCAACAAACCGACCTTCACTTCTTTTCATTGCCTTTCTAGGTTTTTCTCGGCAAACAAACAGAGtaaatttttactaaaattcaaaaattgggCTTACCTTCAGAAGTTTAACAACACCATCTTTAGTAGAAGGAAGTGTTTCCAGCTTGGATCCCACCTCCTTTAACTTCTCTTCGAGCTTCTTCTCCTCTCCCATTCTAAAAAGAAACGCttggtggtttttttaatttccaagaTTCAATTTTTCAGACAAAACTAAACtgctgctctctctctctctctcacttacATGTCGATGGGGTTAAAGGGCTCGtcttttttatgtgtgtgtttaaagctttcttctattttggggggttttgattttgtgtgtgttttgcgGACAAGAAGGCGAAATGAACTCGAAATGTAAGTGAAATCACATAAATTTCTGCTACCTTATTAACAAATCTAAGTATTTCGCAGATGCTCACGTGtggattttcattttcttctatactttatcttttttaactatttctttccttttgctaGTTGTGTTTTTCACCTTAAGTGTGGGGTGAAAATCTTGTATGGTCCTTCTTCCACTTCAGGCCAGACCAAACCCTAATTTATGAATCAATCTTTTGATAATATAATCTAAGATCCCGCGCTCACGAGGCCTTGGGTTGAAGACTTTACAAATCTCTTCTCGTCATCATCGCAcgctaaagtttttttttttttaatgtttatgttTGGTAATTCGgtatagattatttaaaaaaaaacaattaaaaatatatcaaaataatattttatatattttatatctgtatattcaaaaaatatttaaaaaacattgatttattaatttttcaattgaaaaattcaaacaGAAGAACAAAATCTCAAAGATTTTGGGGGATTATGTACTTTAAAATTTGTGGTTTTCGGACATATGTGTTAGAGACGGACGAGGTCTAAACAAGTTCATTGGGAATGATAGATGACAAAGAGTACGGGGGTTATTTCATCAAATATTAATGATGGCTAAAATAGCTTGAGGACTAAATggacaaaacaattattttagaGAGTTGACTTGATTCATGCATGCAAGATCGATATAGATCACATACGTTGTTTGTACTTGATAGTTTAAATAGAAGCTCAGATGATATATTggctatataataataataatattttttataccaattttagaaaaaaaaatatccattgtaaattaaattaaaaatacatatttagtTTCTTGTCCTTTTAATATGTGCATTTATTAAAGTATgcaagtaaaaaaatcatcatctttttttattagaatgttGCCTGTtgggattatatatatatatatatatatatatatatgtgtgtatttatgtatgtataaataaaacCGATGTCATGGAAATTGTGAAACAcgatattatttaaatgttgtgtttttaaaatatgataaggTTAAATTATGTTACTtcgctaaattttttttaaaaagttttattttgttatttattttagttttatgagTTAATTGTTCAATTTATCCATAAATTACTCAcctcaattaaataatatttttgttctctaaatttaaaatgtaaatagTATATAAATTagtcaataaattttaatggtttcaatgatattaatttataaaggtTTATATGTGTGAGTATATAACAATTGATTAATATGAACAAGTAAAAGTTGGTTAATAATTAGTAATTATGATtaaccatgaaaataaaaattcttgtgtttttaatgatttgtaCAATcgagaaatttattttctatatgtaataaattaacttaatttttctacattaattatattttaaaaaaaccattcacATCTAAACCAAAACatttataacaaattaattttgttatcaatTTTTATCACTTGAAACAACATTTCATGAATAGTGTTAGTAAATATTTTTGCACTAATTTAGGGAATAATTAAACAACATCCTTGAAGATTGcaattgtatttaaaattagggttttcatataaaataaaatataaaaaattgacaaaataataGAACAACAAAAATCCCTCTATTAATTAGCAAtaacaaacaaaccctaaaacaattcttttaaatatattgggGGTAGTTTTCTTATTAAACATGAAGCTCAATGATCTTGGGTTATACAGGAGGAGATGACTCTCTCTTGACTGCCAGAGGTTTCTCTTGATCGTCACATACACATTCgttatttttacaatatattatttttggcaTGTCACAAGGGATTTTGCCaaaacaatcaataaaattcCTACATGGCACCGCAGCCCTCACCATCACCACTGAAACACCTGCAGAAACTTTTCCCATGAATCTCCaccgtaaaaataaaaataaaataaaatatattcacatGTCAAATACCTGcatagaaatattaatttaaaaaacataaataaaaaataattaagagataGGGAAAGGAGAAATCAACCAACATGATGTGATGAGCAGGAAAGCGACAAGAACTTTCATTATCAAGGAAGAGATCCTAGCCATgtctttgaaattaaatttgatatagcTAGAGGAATTAAATTGTTGGAGTGCATATGGTATGCTATTTGAACCTCAAAAGCCTGTATTTATAGGAGGTCCATAGATTTTAgggtttgataaaaattaatcatttgcatatatatatatatatatatatatatatatacagttttcttattttacaaACCAAGAGTAATTGTGATTATTACCTGACAAATGCAAAATACTAGACATTTATTTCaatcaaaaagattttttttgttgtttcaattTGGATTCGATGATTTCTTATGATATGGaggatttctttttcttttttcttatcattctaATATAGAaggaattaattatttataaattaagattatTGTTATGtgaaactttattattatttgtttatttttacaaataaaaaaagaaagagaaaattaaaaaagaaaatacctctgaaacaaattattcccttcctttttttttacctgatcCAATGGTGTCTTTTAGACCAACtgattttattccttttatgtGCTTTATCTCGTCACGCCTAACATCAATTTTCTAAacgatatatttttataaattcatttacaatTTTACCGCAtcatttacaatgaaaaattaacttaactatatatttttataagttcaTTTCATGCATCCCATTAACTATacacattatttttctaaatttatttgcaagttatttattattaatggatTTTTCATCAAGTTGGCATCATGTCCATGTGAATTAAGAGTCTCACaactctataattttttaattttagtttttttatttatatttcttgatccttgttttattattgttatttttttatactacaTAAAGTTGAACAAAATATTAAGCTTGACTATTTAAAAAGACTTGTTgacttattattaattttattttcagttaaAAACATTATACTAGGTCTACATCAGTCTTTAGAACTATAACACACACGGACTTAAATGTTAAAATCCAATTTTAATCAAGACATAATACTAACTtgacaaaacttttttttgaacttgttttaaggttaaaaatatcatgttaggCCTACGTCGGTCTCTAAAAACAAGGAAACACGTTAACTAACTTCGTTtcatggtattttttaaaaactcttttaatcaaacaatttattttagcCACCACTGATGAGTTTTTGATGtactatataaaagtatttttttatttgtatcaaaatgatattttttatttttaatgttaatatattaaaaacaataaaaataattattaatttgatatttttttcaagtcaaatatatttctaaaaaaaagctACTACACtcctaaatatattattatgcataaaatattttacataagtttctaaattgaaaatattttaaaataaatgaattaattgttgcaaaatattttatatttacttgttttcttctataaaacattttacaaaaaacaaacaaataaaattctaaaaagtattttagaaaaaaaaactcaaaaaatagctttaaaacatatttcgccattaaaatttttaaaatttataagaaaaaataaatacttttatgcaagattttatttaaacatataaTGATTAAGCATCCaattaactaatttttaataattagattatttttgc of Populus trichocarpa isolate Nisqually-1 chromosome 16, P.trichocarpa_v4.1, whole genome shotgun sequence contains these proteins:
- the LOC7482634 gene encoding sister chromatid cohesion protein PDS5 homolog A isoform X1, with the protein product MGEEKKLEEKLKEVGSKLETLPSTKDGVVKLLKQAATCLSEMDQSPPASVSESMQPFLDAIVKPELLKHQDRDVKLLVATCICEITRITAPEAPYSDDVLKDIFHLIVGTFSGLSDTGGPSFGRRVVILETLAKYRSCVVMLDLECNDLVNKMFSTFFTVASDDHQESVLSSMQTIMVVLIEESEDFREDLLLVILSVLGRNRSDISMSARKLAMKVIELCAGKLEAGIKQFLISLMSGDSRLANSKIDYHEVIYDVYRCAPQILSGVVPYLTGELLTDQLDTRLKAVGLVGDLFSLPGSAITEAFQPIFSEFLKRLSDRVVTIRMCVLECVKGCLLSNPFRAEAAQIISALCDRLLDYDENVRKQVVDVICDVACHALNSVPVETIRLVAERLRDKSQLVKRYTMERMAEIFRVYCVKSSDGSINPGEYDWIPGRILRCLYDKDFRSDTIESVLCGSLFQTEFAVKDRCKYWVRIFSVIDKVEVKALEKILEQKQRLQQEMQRYLLLRQSHQDRDTPEIQKKVLFCFRIMSRSFAEPAKAEENFHIVDQLKDANIWKILTNLLDPSTTFHQACTGRDDLLKILGEKHRLYDFLSSLSMKCSYLLFNKEHVKEILSDVNTHNSAGNMHFTRSCMDLLVILARFSPLLLGGSGEELINFLKDDNEIIKEGALHVLAKAGGTIREQLAESSSAIDLILERLCLEGSRRQAKYAVHALATITKDDGLKSLSVLYKRLVDMLEEKRHLPAVLQSLGCIAQAAMPVFETRENEIEKFIKNKILECSSKSEDNTKACWDDKSELCLLKIYGIKTLVNSYLPVKDVQLRRGIDSHLEILRNILLFGEISKDIESSSVDKAHLRLASAKAVLRLSKHWDHKISVDLLHLTLRTPEIAFPQARKLFLSKVHQYIKDRVLDPKYACAFLFNMTGSKPLDFEEENQNLADIIQMLQQAKTRHVPVQSDANPLSVYPEYILPYLVHALAHQSCPNVDECKDIKAFEPIYRQLYLILSMLVHKDEGVKLEAGINKEKEKEKENEKEKDNDKDKDKDKETNSLIVSIFQSIKCSEDVVDREKSKNSHAISELGLSIIKRLAPKEDDLQTLPSPVSLPPLLYKIYEYKECEDAVANEGKTWLAEESVLTHFDSLKFETNGTSFLSHQASSDIAGDEVLNDSEREANEVTLGKMIKQLKSQGNKGGKTKKNKSSAAKVKDAENDVDILKMVREINLDNMGLSNMFESSNGHKDLSGKIKSESEHQKVKKGNVSDMTPVPVPKRRRSSSAHNASRFPRSLLKDPSRASEDDSSPDLKGKKSKSKSAGSELLVSGIQKKKNVSSKLKGKSSELGDNGKENEVGESDKDNLMPGVLMETDKVNTTNSPQSLTGSMKKRRRSVAGLAKCTTKKSGINIEEIMGYRIKVWWPMDKKFYEGTIKSYDPLKRKHVILYDDGDIEVLRLEKERWELVDNGPKRTKKSNSFKRTPSKDVSPAQKNRTSSSLSQNKKSVTIVKKKRTPSKNLKRVHKEPKNKVDSDVSSPEHTMASGGDKLKSDDSEGDHAERLSQGMMDVDESDKEVVSISKGKHLEDTEERSNHSEESDGEVKSNYEAEVSEDMESIPEDDKKGDPREESHSEEKDVDESSEALGVEVNEDKSDSEGNRDVDVRKPSRKSKKLRKKSSNPVNEEDAEISDDETLSNWKHKVGKSASRRAR
- the LOC7482634 gene encoding sister chromatid cohesion protein PDS5 homolog A isoform X3; translated protein: MGEEKKLEEKLKEVGSKLETLPSTKDGVVKLLKQAATCLSEMDQSPPASVSESMQPFLDAIVKPELLKHQDRDVKLLVATCICEITRITAPEAPYSDDVLKDIFHLIVGTFSGLSDTGGPSFGRRVVILETLAKYRSCVVMLDLECNDLVNKMFSTFFTVASDDHQESVLSSMQTIMVVLIEESEDFREDLLLVILSVLGRNRSDISMSARKLAMKVIELCAGKLEAGIKQFLISLMSGDSRLANSKIDYHEVIYDVYRCAPQILSGVVPYLTGELLTDQLDTRLKAVGLVGDLFSLPGSAITEAFQPIFSEFLKRLSDRVVTIRMCVLECVKGCLLSNPFRAEAAQIISALCDRLLDYDENVRKQVVDVICDVACHALNSVPVETIRLVAERLRDKSQLVKRYTMERMAEIFRVYCVKSSDGSINPGEYDWIPGRILRCLYDKDFRSDTIESVLCGSLFQTEFAVKDRCKYWVRIFSVIDKVEVKALEKILEQKQRLQQEMQRYLLLRQSHQDRDTPEIQKKVLFCFRIMSRSFAEPAKAEENFHIVDQLKDANIWKILTNLLDPSTTFHQACTGRDDLLKILGEKHRLYDFLSSLSMKCSYLLFNKEHVKEILSDVNTHNSAGNMHFTRSCMDLLVILARFSPLLLGGSGEELINFLKDDNEIIKEGALHVLAKAGGTIREQLAESSSAIDLILERLCLEGSRRQAKYAVHALATITKDDGLKSLSVLYKRLVDMLEEKRHLPAVLQSLGCIAQAAMPVFETRENEIEKFIKNKILECSSKSEDNTKACWDDKSELCLLKIYGIKTLVNSYLPVKDVQLRRGIDSHLEILRNILLFGEISKDIESSSVDKAHLRLASAKAVLRLSKHWDHKISVDLLHLTLRTPEIAFPQARKLFLSKVHQYIKDRVLDPKYACAFLFNMTGSKPLDFEEENQNLADIIQMLQQAKTRHVPVQSDANPLSVYPEYILPYLVHALAHQSCPNVDECKDIKAFEPIYRQLYLILSMLVHKDEGVKLEAGINKEKEKEKENEKEKDNDKDKDKDKETNSLIVSIFQSIKCSEDVVDREKSKNSHAISELGLSIIKRLAPKEDDLQTLPSPVSLPPLLYKIYEYKECEDAVANEGKTWLAEESVLTHFDSLKFETNGTSFLSHQASSDIAGDEVLNDSEREANEVTLGKMIKQLKSQGNKGGKTKKNKSSAAKVKDAENDVDILKMVREINLDNMGLSNMFESSNGHKDLSGKIKSESEHQKVKKGNVSDMTPVPVPKRRRSSSAHNASRFPRSLLKDPSRASEDDSSPDLKGKKSKSKSAGSELLVSGIQKKKNVSSKLKGKSSELGDNGKENEVGESDKDNLMTDKVNTTNSPQSLTGSMKKRRRSVAGLAKCTTKKSGINIEEIMGYRIKVWWPMDKKFYEGTIKSYDPLKRKHVILYDDGDIEVLRLEKERWELVDNGPKRTKKSNSFKRTPSKDVSPAQKNRTSSSLSQNKKSVTIVKKKRTPSKNLKRVHKEPKNKVDSDVSSPEHTMASGGDKLKSDDSEGDHAERLSQGMMDVDESDKEVVSISKGKHLEDTEERSNHSEESDGEVKSNYEAEVSEDMESIPEDDKKGDPREESHSEEKDVDESSEALGVEVNEDKSDSEGNRDVDVRKPSRKSKKLRKKSSNPVNEEDAEISDDETLSNWKHKVGKSASRRAR